Proteins encoded together in one Lathyrus oleraceus cultivar Zhongwan6 chromosome 5, CAAS_Psat_ZW6_1.0, whole genome shotgun sequence window:
- the LOC127082350 gene encoding uncharacterized protein LOC127082350 has translation MTILIFCEPTDVRGLWNEFFTHMIEDYQTANNDVESNLTNMLLKDLNELLNLHDKKIDDYDLASLPPNTIDRGAVPSIIQEELAIDIPNEDIESIAKLNNDQMIAFNTIMNVIVQKHSGVFFVDGPGGTGKIFLYRTLMASLRSREEIVLATASSDIAATLLPGGRTAHSRFKIPIDIQPSSICGIEKQKDLANLIRVAAAIIWDEAPMTNKNCSEALDRSLQDICSNKAPFGGKVLIMGEGGFSSSSSCCKKRY, from the coding sequence ATGACGATTTTAATATTTTGTGAACCTACTGATGTTAGAGGCCTTTGGAATGAGTTTTTTACACATATGATAGAGGATTATCAAACAGCTAACAATGATGTGGAATCAAACTTAACTAATATGTTGTTGAAGGACTTGAATGAACTCTTAAACCTGCACGATAAAAAGATTGATGATTATGATCTCGCATCTTTACCCCCTAATACAATAGACAGAGGTGCAGTTCCAAGTATCATACAAGAGGAGTTAGCGATCGATATCCCCAATGAAGATATTGAATCTATTGCTAAGTTAAATAATGATCAAATGATTGCATTCAACACCATTATGAATGTAATTGTTCAAAAACACAGTGGGGTATTTTTTGTTGATGGTCCAGGAGGAACAGGTAAAATATTCCTTTATAGAACATTAATGGCAAGTTTAAGAAGTAGAGAAGAAATTGTCTTAGCAACTGCATCATCTGATATAGCTGCAACATTGTTACCCGGTGGTAGGACTGCACACTCTCGATTTAAGATACCTATTGATATTCAACCGAGTTCCATTTGTGGTATTGAAAAGCAAAAGGATCTTGCAAATCTCATTAGAGTTGCTGCCGCAATAATTTGGGATGAAGCACCAATGACAAACAAAAATTGTTCGGAAGCCTTAGATCGATCATTACAAGACATTTGTAGCAACAAAGCTCCATTTGGTGGAAAAGTTCTGATCATGGGGGAGGGGGGATTTTCGTCAAGTTCTTCCTGTTGTAAGAAAAGGTACTAA